In a genomic window of Balaenoptera ricei isolate mBalRic1 chromosome 3, mBalRic1.hap2, whole genome shotgun sequence:
- the PRR22 gene encoding proline-rich protein 22: MQHPKPFYAPAAPQEGFSPRSLDATEGPGSQPAPACTEPLPTVGSSNMYHSPNLEKEVFPAPPAGFQMAPCGCFFDPHVYRIEWTTSDFGQSSLYNLAAGGPASPGTYFLEAQHCLKAPVPPPLPPLFTHYQPPPAGPRYLMPCFPPEGPGAEALGFVGDGGPPAFAELPPPLIKQGLAPPLPPEESKLPPLLITLPPGAYGPLKGRLTQLDGPGEPLTFPFKEPPPGAGPGPLYPPGPTEPKAAPLGAGEARTPEVARAFMPPKKVMLEDAMKLFDCLPSSAETAGAPCKPPGLALPDSGGGGDDSCSDIRSLHLPDELLSVDYSVPEILDTVSDVDYFFNFKALDEEPPPGSGGPPTAKPSGKRKAGNSTARKGRQGSKGKQAAVPTSATPEAQLLPFQSTKLPSPRILGQARVCFSLPPVSWARLASAFRFWRARGSCRPHPPLKYSR, encoded by the exons ATGCAGCACCCCAAACCCTTCTACGCACCCGCCGCTCCCCAAGAAGGCTTCAGTCCCCGGAGCCTGGACGCCACCGAAGGGCCCGGCAGCCAGCCTGCTCCCGCCTGCACAGAGCCTCTTCCCACTGTGG GTTCCTCCAACATGTATCACTCTCCAAACCTGGAGAAAGAGGTGTTTCCAGCTCCTCCAGCAG gtttccagatgGCGCCCTGCGGGTGCTTCTTTGACCCCCACGTCTACCGAATTGAGTGGACCACCTCCGACTTCGGCCAGTCGTCCCTGTACAACCTGGCCGCCGGGGGCCCCGCCTCGCCGGGCACCTACTTCCTGGAGGCCCAGCACTGCCTCAAGGCCCCGGTGCCACCCCCGCTGCCTCCACTGTTCACCCACTACCAGCCACCCCCCGCGGGGCCCCGGTACCTCATGCCCTGCTTCCCGCCCGAGGGGCCCGGGGCTGAGGCCCTGGGCTTCGTGGGGGACGGAGGGCCCCCCGCCTTCGCGGAGCTGCCCCCCCCCTTGATCAAGCAAGGTCTGGCACCCCCGCTGCCCCCCGAGGAGAGCAAGCTGCCCCCGCTGCTCATCACGCTGCCCCCTGGCGCCTATGGCCCTCTCAAGGGCCGCCTGACCCAGCTGGATGGGCCCGGCGAGCCCTTGACCTTCCCCTTCAAGGAGCCGCCCCCCGGCGCTGGGCCCGGCCCGCTGTACCCACCGGGCCCCACCGAGCCCAAGGCGGCCCCGCTGGGGGCAGGCGAGGCCAGGACCCCTGAGGTGGCCAGGGCCTTCATGCCGCCCAAGAAGGTGATGCTCGAGGACGCGATGAAGCTCTTTGACTGCCTGCCGAGCAGCGCCGAGACCGCCGGGGCCCCGTGCAAGCCCCCTGGGCTCGCCCTGCCCGACAGCGGGGGCGGCGGGGACGACTCGTGCAGCGACATCCGCTCGCTGCACCTGCCCGACGAGCTGCTGTCCGTCGACTACAGCGTGCCCGAGATCCTGGATACCGTGTCCGACGTGGACTACTTTTTCAACTTCAAGGCGCTGGACGAGGAGCCGCCGCCCGGTTCGGGGGGGCCCCCCACCGCCAAGCCCTCCGGCAAGAGGAAGGCCGGCAACTCGACTgccaggaaggggaggcagggcagCAAGGGCAAGCAGGCTGCGGTCCCTACCAGCGCCACCCCTGAGGCCCAG CTCCTCCCTTTCCAGTCCACGAAGCTCCCTTCCCCCCGTATCCTGGGCCAGGCTCGCGTCTGCTTTTCCCTCCCGCCCGTATCCTGGGCCAGGCTCGCGTCTGCCTTTCGCTTCTGGAGAGCCCGGGGCAGCTGCCGGCCGCACCCTCCCCTGAAATACTCAAGATGA
- the DUS3L gene encoding tRNA-dihydrouridine(47) synthase [NAD(P)(+)]-like, whose product MAEGAVEAPAESGGGGDPGAIEPERGVASIKLQYLTTKEHFHEFLEAKGQEKPSQETEAGDPAGNDLAEPEAKRIRLEDGQTEDGQTEEAVEPREQPQAQKRARGQNKCRPHVKPTHYDKNRLCPSLVQESAAKCLYGDRCRFLHDVGRYLETKPADLGPHCVLFETFGRCPYGVTCRFAGAHLGPEGQNLVKEGLVQAPPVRNGLDKVLQQQLRKRKIHFKCAEQALRQLSKGQLPGPTPEATVPEVMEAEGAPGRDNCDAQQAPQEPGTVAPPSGPLRTCGPLTDEDVVRLQPCEKKRLDISGKLYLAPLTTCGNLPFRRVCKRFGADVTCGEMAVCINLLQGQTSEWALLKRHPCEDVFGVQLEGAFPDTMTKCAELLNRTIEVDFVDINVGCPIDLVYKKGGGCALMNRSAKFQQIVRGMNQVLDVPLTVKLRTGVHERVNLAHRLLPELRDWGTALVTLHGRSREQRYTRLADWRYIEQCVTAASPMPLFGNGDILSYEDANCAMQTGVAGIMIARGALLKPWLFTEIKEQRHWDISSSERLDILRDFAHYGLEHWGSDTQGVEKTRRFLLEWLSFLCRYVPVGLLERLPQRINERPPYYLGRDYLETLMASQKAADWIRISEMLLGPVPPNFVFLPKHKANAYK is encoded by the exons ATGGCGGAGGGAGCGGTGGAAGCCCCAGCAgagagtggtggtggtggcgacCCAGGAGCCATCGAGCCGGAACGAGGAGTAGCGTCCATTAAACTTCA ATACCTAACCACCAAGGAGCACTTCCACGAATTCCTGGAAGCCAAAGGGCAGGAGAAGCCCAGCCAGGAAACCGAGGCTGGAGACCCTGCTGGCAATGACCTGGCTGAGCCTGAGGCCAAGCGGATCCGGCTGGAGGATGGGCAGACGGAGGACGGGCAGACAGAGGAGGCTGTTGAGCCTCGGGAGCAGCCACAGGCTCAGAAGAGGGCCCGGGGTCAGAACAAGTGCCGGCCCCATGTGAAGCCCACCCACTATGACAAGAACAGGCTCTGCCCCTCCCTGGTCCAG GAATCCGCCGCCAAGTGTCTCTATGGCGACCGCTGCCGCTTCCTGCACGACGTGGGCCGCTACCTGGAGACCAAGCCAGCTGACCTGGGCCCCCACTGTGTGCTCTTTGAGACCTTCGGCAGGTGCCCTTATGGTGTGACTTGCCGCTTTGCCGGGGCCCATCTGGGGCCCGAGGGCCAGAATCTGGTGAAGGAGGGGTTGGTCCAGGCCCCGCCCGTCCGCAATGGCCTGGACAAGGTCCTGCAGCAGCAACTGCGAAAGCGCAAGATCCACTTCAAGTGTGCAGAGCAGGCACTGCGCCAGCTGAGCAAGGGCCAACTGCCAGGCCCCACTCCCGAAGCCACTGTCCCcgaggtcatggaggctgagggCGCCCCAGGGCGGGACAACTGTGACGCCCAGCAGGCCCCCCAGGAGCCGGGCACCGTTGCCCCTCCCAGTGGCCCTTTAAGGACTTGCGGGCCCCTGACAGATGAGGATGTAGTCAGGTTGCAGCCCTGTGAGAAGAAGCGG CTGGACATCAGTGGCAAACTATACCTTGCCCCCCTCACCACG TGCGGGAACCTGCCCTTCCGGCGGGTCTGTAAGCGCTTTGGGGCGGATGTGACGTGCGGGGAGATGGCTGTGTGCATCAACCTGCTGCAGGGCCAGACGTCTGAGTGGGCCCTGCTCAAACGCCACCCCTGCGAGGATGTCTTCGGTGTCCAG CTTGAGGGCGCCTTCCCCgacaccatgaccaagtgtgcCGAGCTGCTGAACCGCACCATCGAGGTGGATTTTGTGGACATCAACGTCGGCTGCCCCATCGACCTCGTGTACAAGAAG GGCGGGGGCTGCGCCCTCATGAACCGCTCAGCCAAGTTCCAGCAGATCGTCCGCGGCATGAACCAG GTGCTGGACGTGCCGCTGACCGTGAAGCTCCGCACGGGCGTCCACGAGCGCGTGAATCTGGCCCACCGGCTGCTGCCCGAGCTGCGGGACTGGGGGACCGCGCTGGTCACG CTGCACGGCCGCTCGCGGGAGCAGCGCTACACCAGGCTGGCCGACTGGCGGTACATCGAGCAGTGCGTGACAGCAGCCAGCCCCATGCCCCTTTTCG GAAACGGGGACATCTTGTCGTACGAGGACGCCAACTGCGCCATGCAGACTGGCGTCGCTGGGATCATGATCGCCCG CGGCGCCCTGCTCAAGCCGTGGCTGTTCACGGAGATCAAGGAGCAGCGGCATTGGGACATCTCGTCGTCTGAGCGCCTGGACATCCTGCGGGACTTCGCACACTACGGCCTGGAGCACTGGGGCTCGGACACACAGGGCGTGGAGAAGACGCGCCGCTTCCTCCTTGAGTGGCTCTCCTTCCTGTGCAG GTACGTGCCCGTGGGCCTGCTGGAGCGGCTCCCGCAGAGGATCAATGAGCGGCCGCCCTACTACCTGGGCCGCGACTACCTGGAGACGCTCATGGCCAGCCAGAAGGCGGCCGACTGGATCCGCATCAG TGAGATGCTGCTGGGACCCGTGCCGCCCAATTTCGTCTTCCTGCCCAAGCACAAGGCCAATGCCTACAAGTAG